TGTTTCAAATGTGATGGAAGAACATCATAACTCAGCTGAAGTGTTggtaaaatatcattttcttcttgccTTATTGTTGAAAGCTTGTTATTCTTGAAAGCCGACCACTCAGTTTCTGGATCTCTAGTGTACATCATCCGTCCTATGGTCCTTATAGCAAGTGGAACCCCCTTACATTTTCTAGCAATCTCCTTCCCAAGGGCCTTAATGGTTGAACTCGTTGGCTCTTTTCCATCTTGGAATGCCATTTTCTTAAACAAATACCAAGACCGCTCTTCACTTAAACCCCTTAACTTATATGGTTTAGATGTGTCTGTTATTTTTGCAATTGTTTCACTACGAGTAGTTATTAGTATTTTACTACCTTTTCCACCACCCATCAACAAGTTTTGCAAGCCAAACCATTTTTCACGATTATCATTCCATACATCGTCCAACACAAGGAGGTATCTCTTCCCATCTATTATTTTCCTCAGTTCTTTTTGCAACTGATCAATCTCAAGGCTTTTGGCTATGTCATTAGTTGCAGATTGAATGATTTTCTTAACAAGTATATCCAACTCAAATACATTTGACACACATATCCACATTTTCAGCTCAAAATGCTTCTCAACCATCTCATCGTTTAAAACTAGTTGGGCAAGTGTAGTTTTTCCCAATCCTCCAAATCCAACTATGGAAATCGATGAGACATTCTTTGTAGGGATGGGatccaaatccaacaaaagtTGAATAATTGCTCTTTTATCTTCATCTCTCCCTATTATATTATCCTCGCGGACAAATGAGTGGGTGACCCTCTCTCTTATTACAAATCGTGCATCTTCGTGGTTCACTTTTAATTGACCGAATGTTCTATTCGAGGTAATCTCATGAAGTCTCTTGTCAAGATCTTTTATCATATGACCAATTTTCAGCCCAAAAACAAGCTGGTTTGAGCTAGAGAAGAAGTTGCGTACCTGCTTTGACACTATATTATTTCCGGGCACCATTTGTCTCCACTGAGCTTCAGTATAAAACTCATCGAGCACATCATCAGCTTCATAAACTGCATCTTCTACGCTTTGGAGCCATACTTTGACTTCATTATTGTTGGCTTGTTTTTGCTCAGCATCAAGAAGAACAGCTTGGAGTTGGGCAACTTTCTCCTTCAGCTTTTGGAGGTCATCTTTGACACCCCAAAGCAATGCAATCTCTTGGAAAGCAAGGGAGCCTAACCTTCCAATGATCCCTTCTGCAACGTTGAAGAGTACTCCTTCTGCCATTGGAGAGAGGAAAAGAGTATTCACTTGGAGATAGGAAAAGAGTATTCTTGCGGAAAGTTGTGGTTTGTTGATAAGAGTTATGTGGTGTGGAACAGGAAGTGGAGCAAGAGTATTAACAATTGGACAAAGGAAAGAGGAAACATCAAATCACGTGGGAAACAGCAAGTGGAGCAAGTTGAAGAAATGTTTGACTCAAATATGCTTTGAATATTTGGTGTGAAACAGCAAGTGGAGCAAGTTGAAGAAATGTTTGACTCAAATATGCTTTCGTGTTGTAAACTAAATAGATTATGGAGAGAATTGAGATGGAGAGAAGGCATAGAAGCCTAATGTTTTCATTGAATGTTTTCTCTATATATTACAATGAAGGGAGGAAGTCCACTTATAGGCAAAGTTTCTTGGCTTCCCGTGAATGTGTAATGATGCCTTCCCACAACACTTTCATCATGAtgttcttcaatcaattaggTAGTGGGCTCTACCATTTTGGGATCCATCCTtgactttacaacactccccttggagaccacaaatggtatggaatatgcctcgttaaaaaccttgccagtaaaaatccaatgggacaaaaactggtcgaagggaaaaagagtacataaccatgtgtaacataaaaattctgtgtatattaacacgcgtgcgacactgcttctgtgagtcaatcttgagcgacactgcctcgttaaaaccttaccaggaaaaacccagtgggataaaaacctggatgaaggaaaaagagtacagtgtatgaaggtctttattaaaaccacgctCCCCTTTATGAACATCTCTCCCTGAAAACTTTATgactagcttttgtccagtaagcgaccataaaaGTTTTCATAGTATCATCCcaaagtggtggtgatggagctgagctctatctggtctagtatacttccggaaaaacatttaaggaccaacggataagactttcttagtataagcaagaatctcgttggcataatgctcgatttttaagtcgagacaaatatttcgtgaattctgcagaagctttaatgtgttgcaaacacattataatcaatgtactcactgaggtaatttatgcatattaatattgagtacagattttgtgcttcaagcacatgtcctttagggacttgctttatgcaatgtcaatcctctcaacgtattttgtttaaaagggattaaactttatgacacattatatagctttaactcagctatttatacatctttaggaaatcgcttttggtgcatttaataacccttaaagataatatgttggtctccgtaattgtgcagtaagggggggcacaattgaatctgtaaatatggaaaagtcccaacattccttgtttctgccagaaacattgtgtcatacaaagtaggtatattcccttttattccgaacacccaagtataactttcagtattaacaaattttttggggttcgtattgtgggtttgttctttcacattcattctcatctataatggaattacctcgttccattttggccaatgatattgtcgacatttaataattgaacgtggttccaatcaacacagcccattgatgatttgagtagctactctaaaaccaaaaattgtcattcatcaattcatgatcccatcattctcatttgcacgtgcatgcatcaattataagcatttctttgcttttggatacccaagccacttcatgcggcttttattatgtgagaatgtggattataacctccaatggagcgttattttacagtagggcgtggataatctctatttagggagttggaacatttagaacccatatatctgtcatgatgcaggcatgccacagattaatacatacatgtcaattaatttatgggactttaacccatataatttgctacgcattaggcgtgcacaatatcaatattgacatgtcaaaggattgtcctttcgggacttcaatccacatcatttgctacgcaacaggcgtgcatcatattgatcactgctatacccataatCTGTTCTTATGAGACTTTAATCTGtacagtgtattatcaatgtatccaacttgcaatctgtaaaatttgcgttaataattcatggatacatacaagccattcttttggaacggacttatctccccatttggttacctttcaagataaaatatcaaataagtatataagcataaaataacacaagtattgcttacatctttaggtgggagaaacttttctcaagtatcattcaagctcgtatcggcccagtaagtataatgtagcgcttgatgatctagttatatcctgcaagagcaaaatcacaactcttttgcctctgtcaaaacaaataaccctcatagttaggatcacttcatggattcattcttcagatgttcattataaagaaataaaatctcttatgaacagagagttataaaaagaaagaaaagatacaaaaatcgtgatattgattgcaaggtaaggtaagcaatcaaggaaggaagctggtgggagcaaacaacaagctctcatttctcctagtctagaaggacctcaggagattagagcataaggtcgcctgcacagttccctgatgtagcggaaacgtgatcagggatagtctcgcttcatgaatggatgatcagagatagtcttgcttctcgggcatattaagtgctcactgataagaaaaacaagtagatatcgcatcactaggtatggagaaaactggatgtcttctgcaaagaaaatttcgttagtaacacatttatacacaaataagaggaataggtagaaccggtgaatttcaaattaaccataggaaaattgcgagattctcggggtacttttgaaaaagtagctccgtgaaatccgcaaagcaagatcggctttgacgaaaataatacttgaaaacgccgaaagtgccgacaaacattaatggaggccgcgtgaagttttggaatctgggaaagaaaaagagaatatagGGATCCGggaagatattgggatccataaaaactgtagccatatttcctcctatagatatggcttttgcaaaacttgattggagcaactgcgtttcaacttaacttccttcattttctgaaactttagtttgcttaagactttcttcgaaaccttcttaaaaatggcttcctcttcttcctgcccaaattatttcaatttaaatgatgcccCCACAgcaaccagtgacgccaaagtttggcgtccatcctttgtattccaaaatcgtcatctcacagttaatgattctgtgatgatgaatgatgctactgctgtcatagtagctaggaatttcattactccaatggatgaaatgctgttaacagggaggtctgaggaagaggctattgatgactcaatggcttatagcattcagagtgctgcttctgtttctaacatggctgatcgtttgcgtgctagagcaaacgaggttcagaagttaacaactgaaaattcgtctctccaaaaaatgcttcatgagtctcaacaggaggttgagaaacttaaaggagagaataatgccttgttgaaactggtgagttcgtactctgttgatacactgagaaggctagccatgctgcaggtctccaatgaaagaattttgggagaccatgagaggctcatggctaagcttaagaggcgtcgtcctcttccttcagaggcttccagaacatgatgtatttttatagattttacagggcctgcaccttcattgcaggtggaaaaaatctatctgttgtatgttcctgttataataattgcgcacattcttaaacttgcacctgtggtttttacgtcttttcaaaatgacggtttggaaccttgtgccttataggttcaaataaccacatcgactctcccaaatttcatatttcaacgtatggaacttttggcttgggctaaacacaagctcagaatttatttgcccttttcaaatgaacATGAGATATGGATTGAGTAAAAAccacgctaatatctcatatatttgggttcatgagcttccggcccagatataacaaaatatgtggggagcctcaattcatcattctcttatgccaaagaaatatgtggcgtaccacaatttgcaataatacctcaagggttgtccatttaattgttggaacttcaggttctcaacactgttagattttgaacctcaagccaaaatcacatattctcatggtatagacatttttacaattttctgtacatatttctggacttcaagcccttacataattgtctatattttgaggaacttctggcatctcatttaattgctcatccatcagtttaaggaactgcaagttcctttttgaatagtgatggtttacccaaaatggttaatatttatgtatacatcactattcatatatccggtactattcatcaagtcatgaatacgtatctattcatgtgtacagtacatttgccagtacagttatcatccatgtgtacggcattatgaactaatacggtactgttacatcattaaggaaccccaggtccttatttacatgtcagggatcaaggaccctcaagtccaatcacatgtttacaaatatagtaccggagagactgccagctctcatattaatatcatcatcaaggatcttcaagtcctgatgtaattgtatgatgaggatcaaggaacttctggtcctgatctacatactgtaaaaactcatcatacagcacaattaatccataaaataaactgctggtaaataaattactggtatggacgataaacccgcaccatactttaaataaatgtaaatgtgagGTATtcattaaattgcttgctgtatggacgttaatcccgcaccataccttaaataaaattaaatgtgcggtaaattaaattcgtaaagtaaacgtgcttgtatgggcactaattctgctccatacttttaaataaaagtaaaggcatggacgataaacccgcgccacccttttaaataaatactgtcgtatgggtaataaacctacaccatacagtaaataaaataaatgtgcggtaaagcaaattcataaagtatgagggttaattccacatcatactttaagtgaAAGTAAATTTACAATAAAGTAAACGTGGttgtatgggcattaattctgccCCATACATttcaataaaagtaaaggcgtggacgataaacccgcaccacccttttaaataaatactgttgtatgggtaataaacctacaccatacagtaaataatgtacagtaaagtaatttcataaagtatgagggttaattccacatcatactttaagtaaaagtaaatttgcggtaaagtaaaggcaattattggtgggttcttatcaacaccacgatcaaatagtataatagataatattattatcgttTGTGGAAGGCATCATGCTTGTCTCTCAAATCAAATGCTTTCCACCTGTAATTTGCACATTTAGTATCTCAGTTAAATTACTGGATTAGGACGAAACCAAACGAAACGTTACTTACCCCGCTATGACTCGGACTGGGAGTTGATAAAATTTCACCGCTTCTTCAGTCTCCTCTctattctctctccttctcagTCCAGTGAAACCAAAAATGGCTCTACAACTGTGGGAAACACTGAAAGAGGCAATCGTATCATACACAGGGATTTTGGGTTCTTTCTCAAAGTCCCTGGAATACTCTGCAGCATCCTCTCTCTCCAACCACTCCTCGCAACTCAGCAAGCCCAAATCATCACTCCCCACCGCCAGTTCATGAATCAACGGAGCCGGGGAGAACAAGTCGGCCCACGAATCGACTAAAGCTGTGTTCTTTACGATGTCAAGCTTACCCAAGAAGGCGATCTCTGCTGTGACCACAAGGGCCACAAAGAAAGGCATCAGATTGCATCAGATCGGCGATGATCTTGGTGCGGGGGAGGAAGGCGGCGGCGTGCTGGAGGTCGAGCATC
Above is a window of Prunus persica cultivar Lovell chromosome G2, Prunus_persica_NCBIv2, whole genome shotgun sequence DNA encoding:
- the LOC109947103 gene encoding putative fucosyltransferase-like protein, whose protein sequence is MPFFVALVVTAEIAFLGKLDIVKNTALVDSWADLFSPAPLIHELAVGSDDLGLLSCEEWLEREDAAEYSRDFEKEPKIPVYDTIASFSVSHSCRAIFGFTGLRRRENREETEEAVKFYQLPVRVIAGWKAFDLRDKHDAFHKR